One Thalassotalea sediminis DNA segment encodes these proteins:
- a CDS encoding DUF599 domain-containing protein, which produces MSDTLLNLLALVTFIVCWMGYTEFARKKAKTTNCIARCLHQHRIHWMYEVITRDIKVGEAALLANLERNIAFFASSTLLVLAGVLTLFAQVEKLEAVITSIPYAQFPNHTVIQLKLGLLAFIFVMAFFQFTWSMRQYGFLNVMIGAAPTDQSGTNKNLLAYAKQMAVVQDQAAHSYNYGLRSYYFSIAAICWFFHPLLFILASIIVVYTLYNREFRSKAVRAITAGQELLKNERQEKTNKVN; this is translated from the coding sequence ATGTCTGATACATTATTAAATTTATTGGCGTTAGTGACTTTTATCGTCTGTTGGATGGGCTATACAGAGTTTGCAAGGAAAAAGGCTAAAACAACTAACTGTATTGCGCGGTGCCTTCATCAACATCGAATTCATTGGATGTACGAAGTTATTACACGAGATATTAAAGTAGGTGAGGCGGCATTATTGGCAAATTTAGAGCGTAATATCGCCTTTTTTGCATCGTCAACTTTACTTGTTCTTGCTGGTGTATTGACGCTTTTTGCGCAAGTAGAAAAATTAGAAGCGGTGATAACGTCAATACCTTATGCCCAATTCCCAAATCACACGGTTATTCAATTAAAATTGGGATTATTAGCCTTTATTTTCGTCATGGCATTTTTTCAATTCACGTGGTCTATGAGGCAATATGGTTTTTTAAATGTCATGATCGGCGCTGCTCCGACGGATCAATCAGGTACTAATAAGAACTTATTGGCTTATGCTAAGCAAATGGCTGTCGTTCAAGATCAAGCAGCGCACTCCTATAATTACGGTTTACGGTCATATTACTTTTCAATTGCTGCAATATGTTGGTTCTTTCATCCATTATTATTTATATTGGCGAGTATTATTGTGGTTTATACCTTGTATAACCGCGAATTTAGATCGAAAGCTGTGCGTGCAATTACAGCTGGCCAAGAACTCTTAAAAAATGAGCGTCAAGAAAAGACAAACAAGGTTAACTAA
- a CDS encoding TIGR03503 family protein: MAIMKCLAVLAIGSLFATSSTAVQDTKTEIHYYEQDNVTNRVPYFDNRFHIDANLDEITLLFYRRSGTPPIILVRPDGSKLKVNTVEKGKVEWYDDKTYDMIRIVRPMPGPWQAIGAILPNSKIMIVSDVMLEVEPLAEILLSGETLKVTGKLYNQEKAIDDSLFNDVVQLTIDFYSTNNKGYDNFGAEPVEVGTFRDDGYELDEYARDGVFTGEFELTFSAGEWTPVYRVVMPMATRELRQKPVVIRANPISLEVETTRDSSSFHKVTINIDDSFVDPDSLIFQGKITYPDRQSEPFAIMEGSGKTRIKEVGYTEPGVHRIKINAFGHTKNGREFRLVVPDFTFNVEREGGPLVPSIEEDTRSEAEKQAAALILKLEEEKKARELALQEAKAKREAEAKAQAEQNIMLVVIANVVLIVLAGVAVFLIRRKKQ; this comes from the coding sequence ATGGCAATAATGAAATGCTTAGCTGTATTAGCAATAGGAAGTTTGTTTGCAACATCAAGTACTGCTGTTCAAGACACTAAAACTGAAATTCATTATTATGAACAAGATAATGTAACTAATCGCGTACCTTATTTTGATAATCGTTTTCATATCGATGCAAACTTGGATGAAATAACCTTATTATTTTATCGAAGAAGCGGTACGCCACCGATTATTTTAGTGCGACCCGACGGCAGTAAACTGAAAGTTAATACGGTTGAAAAAGGCAAGGTTGAATGGTACGACGATAAAACGTACGACATGATCAGAATCGTACGCCCTATGCCTGGTCCATGGCAAGCAATTGGCGCTATTCTTCCCAACAGCAAAATCATGATTGTTTCTGATGTGATGCTTGAAGTTGAACCGCTTGCAGAAATATTACTTTCTGGTGAAACACTTAAAGTAACAGGTAAGCTTTATAACCAAGAAAAGGCGATTGATGACTCGTTATTTAATGATGTTGTTCAGTTAACCATCGATTTTTATAGCACCAATAATAAAGGTTATGACAACTTTGGTGCTGAGCCGGTAGAAGTAGGCACTTTTAGAGATGACGGCTACGAACTTGATGAATATGCGCGCGATGGTGTATTTACGGGGGAATTTGAATTAACTTTTTCAGCTGGCGAATGGACTCCTGTATATCGTGTCGTCATGCCAATGGCAACACGAGAACTTAGACAAAAGCCGGTTGTTATTAGAGCTAATCCAATCTCCTTGGAAGTAGAGACAACACGAGATTCATCATCTTTCCATAAGGTGACGATAAATATTGATGATAGCTTTGTTGATCCAGACAGCTTAATTTTTCAAGGTAAAATAACTTATCCAGATAGACAGTCAGAGCCTTTTGCCATTATGGAAGGTAGTGGAAAAACAAGGATAAAAGAAGTTGGTTATACAGAGCCAGGTGTGCACCGTATTAAAATCAATGCGTTTGGTCATACTAAAAATGGCAGAGAGTTTCGTCTTGTTGTGCCAGACTTTACTTTTAATGTGGAGCGAGAAGGTGGGCCTTTAGTACCCTCAATAGAAGAGGACACGAGGAGCGAAGCTGAAAAGCAAGCGGCAGCGCTAATTTTAAAATTAGAAGAAGAAAAGAAAGCACGTGAATTAGCCTTACAAGAAGCAAAAGCAAAAAGAGAGGCAGAAGCAAAAGCCCAAGCTGAACAAAATATCATGTTAGTTGTGATTGCGAATGTTGTATTGATTGTTTTAGCCGGTGTAGCGGTGTTCTTAATACGTAGAAAAAAACAATAA
- a CDS encoding carbohydrate binding family 9 domain-containing protein — protein sequence MYLIKNQLILAFSLVILSLCSTNSLAFSKQNKDINIPRVSGEITVNAKLDEPQWQQATKVNLDIVTRPYNNTKSPITTNALLMEDGEVFYLAFVAHDPDPKQIRAFIRDRDKSWGDDIVGIKIDTFNDQRSAYRFLVNPMGSQIDGIESEVTKKESDAWDGIWDSAGRLTKEGYIVEIALPLRMLSFEEKTNVQDWGIELMRFYPRNEQLRISNIILDRNNSCELCQLHTAKGFKGAKQGDNLTIVPSIVSGINQERDDNNQWLKNNNTEASLDLRWGISADTLLNATLNPDFSTVETDNAQLNINNNFALFFPEKRPFFLDNADYFDSNYNLIYTRNINAPNYGAKLTGRKNNHSYGLFVTDDDTTNILIPGNRASSIAEVDGKSNATAIRYRYSYNDDTTIGWVSTLREAKDYQNTVHGVDARFKLNTYDVFKFQYLYSNTQYPEDLYQQFCDEDALTTCRENNAIDCQFGDCAFNEKILRTKKNGPFSGNAFRTGFYHNDEDWYYRITYDKQNTGFRGDLGFISHIDHNKFSIGGDRKWYAKQGNWWTQAKVYSDWDITRNDAGDLIEREFDINASLNASYSSWMQVYYTHRDKVGTRHDKSILSIDGNTTLFTEQKLGIKGDIKPMLGLYLYANVNYGDTIDYSNNRLGHSMQFDTNIKWNMNKHVELRVKHIYNQLNADSQNVFNARLTDIRATYQFNVKSFLRFSFVYNNTSRNPYNYLYQSPSEIEAHNKDVGTELLYAYKLNPQTVFYLGYSDNHQAERDFSELEQQQRSVFAKVSYAWIK from the coding sequence ATGTACCTCATCAAAAATCAGTTAATTTTGGCGTTCAGCCTCGTCATTTTGTCCCTTTGTTCCACGAACAGTTTAGCCTTTAGTAAACAAAACAAAGATATTAACATTCCGCGCGTATCAGGTGAAATAACCGTTAACGCAAAGCTAGATGAACCACAATGGCAACAAGCGACTAAAGTTAACTTAGACATTGTTACAAGGCCATATAACAACACAAAAAGCCCGATAACTACCAATGCACTATTAATGGAAGACGGTGAAGTATTTTATCTCGCTTTTGTCGCTCATGATCCCGACCCTAAACAAATTAGAGCCTTTATCCGCGATCGCGATAAATCTTGGGGAGACGATATAGTCGGTATAAAAATCGATACCTTTAATGATCAGCGCAGTGCATATCGCTTTTTGGTTAACCCTATGGGGTCGCAAATAGACGGCATCGAGAGCGAAGTAACGAAAAAAGAAAGTGATGCCTGGGACGGTATATGGGACAGTGCAGGCAGGCTAACAAAAGAAGGATATATTGTTGAAATTGCCTTACCCCTTCGAATGCTAAGCTTTGAGGAAAAAACCAATGTTCAAGATTGGGGGATAGAACTAATGCGCTTTTACCCTCGTAATGAACAATTACGCATATCAAATATCATCTTAGATCGAAATAACAGCTGTGAACTCTGTCAATTGCATACAGCCAAAGGCTTTAAAGGCGCAAAACAAGGTGATAATTTAACAATCGTGCCGTCAATTGTTTCAGGTATTAATCAAGAAAGAGATGATAACAACCAATGGCTTAAAAATAACAATACTGAAGCAAGCTTAGATCTTCGCTGGGGCATTTCCGCTGACACACTATTAAACGCGACCCTGAATCCCGATTTTTCAACCGTTGAAACAGACAATGCTCAACTAAATATCAACAATAATTTCGCGTTATTTTTTCCAGAAAAACGCCCTTTCTTTTTAGACAATGCAGACTATTTCGACTCAAATTATAATTTGATTTACACCCGCAATATTAATGCGCCAAATTATGGTGCTAAACTAACGGGTCGCAAAAATAACCATTCATACGGTCTGTTTGTAACTGATGACGATACAACAAATATTTTGATCCCTGGCAACCGAGCCTCTTCAATTGCCGAGGTTGATGGCAAATCAAATGCAACGGCTATTCGTTATAGATATAGTTATAACGACGATACCACAATAGGTTGGGTATCAACGTTACGTGAAGCTAAAGACTATCAGAATACAGTGCACGGTGTAGACGCGCGTTTTAAACTTAATACCTATGACGTATTCAAATTTCAATATTTGTATTCAAACACTCAATATCCTGAGGATTTATACCAACAGTTCTGTGACGAAGATGCATTAACGACATGTCGAGAAAACAACGCCATTGATTGTCAGTTTGGCGACTGCGCATTTAATGAAAAAATACTTAGAACAAAGAAAAATGGTCCCTTTAGCGGCAATGCCTTTCGTACTGGCTTTTATCACAATGATGAAGATTGGTATTACCGTATCACCTACGATAAGCAAAACACAGGGTTTCGAGGCGACTTAGGTTTTATCTCGCATATTGATCATAATAAATTTTCAATTGGCGGGGATAGAAAGTGGTATGCAAAACAAGGAAACTGGTGGACGCAAGCAAAAGTATATTCCGATTGGGACATAACTCGCAATGACGCGGGGGACTTAATAGAACGTGAATTTGATATAAATGCATCACTAAATGCAAGTTATAGTTCATGGATGCAAGTGTATTACACTCACCGCGATAAAGTAGGTACTCGACATGACAAGTCAATTTTGTCGATCGATGGTAATACTACTCTGTTCACCGAACAAAAATTAGGCATCAAAGGTGATATTAAGCCAATGTTAGGTTTGTATCTGTACGCCAACGTCAATTATGGCGATACAATCGATTATAGTAACAATCGACTTGGTCACAGTATGCAATTTGATACCAATATAAAGTGGAACATGAACAAGCACGTTGAGCTGCGAGTAAAGCACATTTATAACCAACTCAATGCAGATAGCCAAAATGTCTTCAATGCTCGACTGACTGATATTCGTGCCACTTATCAATTTAATGTAAAAAGTTTTCTTCGCTTTTCATTTGTATATAACAATACCAGTCGCAACCCATACAACTATTTATATCAGTCTCCTTCAGAAATCGAGGCTCACAATAAAGATGTCGGAACAGAGCTTCTTTACGCTTATAAACTAAATCCACAAACGGTATTTTATTTGGGGTATTCCGATAATCATCAAGCGGAAAGAGACTTCTCTGAACTGGAACAACAGCAACGTAGTGTCTTTGCCAAAGTAAGCTATGCTTGGATAAAATGA
- a CDS encoding carbohydrate binding family 9 domain-containing protein, translated as MQLSYKYCAIILLKISLILCSTPLHAEAQSKYKIPHVEATAKIDGELTDEIWQNARKIPMSIVNSPWNNKPSPVSTVAYIVENGEFIYLSFIAKTRSNEKVKAFLGDRDSRWSDDIVGIKLDTFNTRRLNYEFFVNGFGVQHDGINNEMTQTANRSWDGIWDSYGKIIDDGYQVEMAIPYRILNFENTDDVKTWAFELVRLYPGDTKLRISNQEIDRNNDCWLCQSPEISGFKDAKASKNLMLTPAIVASRNDTRDIYVPNDAWHSKNDIDAGLDVRWNINSNNLLNATINPDFSTVESDTGQLTINKTFSLFYDEKRPFFLDNADYFSSNFDLVYTRNIADPDYGAKLTGTEGSHSYGIFVTNDTETNFIVPGNTGSNIASLAQESHSAAMRYRYDITDDFSIGAISTLRDADNYHNYVVGLDGNYRIDESNQIKAQLLGSNTQYPADLYQSFCYGDDFNDCNKPEQINCDFGNCAFTEQVHRSNKQNDFSDQAIIASYDHSSEYWEFLFEHKRVGKDFRADLGFMTLADYQSNKLALDRFFYGDEHTPWQEVKVSGSWQIKHNENGELLEKNLQSLVGVDGPMQSYFEVIINYDDKIGLRHDESMLDIDNNTSLFTEKTLTLYGQIEPDNNLLLQAEFIIGDKIDYNNNRIGDYQEIFAGATYSFTEKLSGEFYYTDATLEADSNNVYHAKLSELRLSYQFNVHSYLKLNVVYSDIDRNASNNPYIGVSERNNDLSTQLIYAYKLNPQTVFYLGYSDSSYQDDYLDRLTREQRTFFTKISYAWLP; from the coding sequence ATGCAGTTATCCTATAAATACTGCGCCATAATACTGTTGAAGATTTCACTAATATTATGTAGTACCCCTCTTCATGCTGAAGCACAGTCAAAGTATAAAATTCCACATGTCGAAGCAACAGCAAAAATTGATGGTGAGTTAACGGATGAAATTTGGCAAAACGCCAGAAAAATTCCAATGTCTATCGTCAATAGCCCATGGAATAACAAACCTAGTCCAGTTTCAACCGTTGCGTATATTGTAGAGAACGGCGAATTTATCTACCTATCTTTTATAGCAAAAACAAGAAGTAACGAAAAAGTAAAAGCATTCTTAGGCGATCGAGACTCTAGATGGTCAGATGATATTGTTGGTATTAAGTTAGATACTTTTAATACACGACGCTTAAATTATGAGTTCTTTGTTAATGGATTTGGTGTTCAACACGACGGTATTAATAATGAAATGACACAAACTGCGAATAGATCGTGGGATGGTATTTGGGATTCATATGGAAAGATCATTGATGATGGCTACCAAGTTGAAATGGCAATCCCATATCGGATTTTAAATTTCGAAAATACCGATGACGTCAAAACATGGGCATTTGAATTGGTTAGGCTGTATCCTGGCGACACAAAGCTGAGAATATCAAACCAAGAGATAGATCGTAATAATGACTGTTGGTTATGCCAATCACCTGAAATTTCAGGTTTTAAAGATGCAAAAGCCAGTAAAAACTTAATGTTAACGCCTGCTATTGTTGCAAGTCGAAATGACACTAGAGATATATATGTACCGAACGATGCATGGCACAGTAAGAACGATATTGATGCAGGTTTAGATGTTCGATGGAACATAAATAGTAACAACTTACTCAATGCAACGATAAATCCAGATTTTTCAACCGTGGAGTCTGATACAGGGCAGTTGACGATAAATAAAACGTTTTCTTTGTTTTATGATGAAAAGCGCCCTTTTTTCCTCGACAATGCCGACTACTTCAGCTCGAACTTTGACTTAGTTTATACACGAAACATCGCAGATCCTGATTATGGTGCAAAGTTAACAGGAACCGAAGGTAGTCATAGTTATGGTATATTCGTTACCAACGACACAGAAACAAATTTTATCGTACCTGGGAACACAGGTTCAAATATCGCCTCGTTAGCACAAGAAAGTCACTCAGCGGCAATGCGCTATCGCTACGATATTACTGACGACTTTTCAATTGGTGCGATATCAACACTTCGCGATGCCGATAATTACCATAACTACGTTGTTGGTTTAGATGGTAATTACCGCATTGATGAATCTAATCAAATAAAAGCACAGCTGCTCGGTTCAAACACGCAATATCCTGCAGACCTGTACCAAAGTTTTTGCTATGGTGACGACTTTAATGACTGTAATAAGCCTGAGCAAATCAATTGTGATTTTGGCAATTGTGCTTTTACAGAACAAGTACATCGAAGTAATAAGCAGAACGACTTTAGCGATCAAGCAATCATAGCGAGCTATGATCACAGTTCTGAATATTGGGAATTCCTTTTTGAACATAAACGAGTTGGTAAAGATTTTCGTGCCGATTTAGGATTTATGACACTTGCTGACTATCAATCAAATAAGCTAGCACTCGATAGATTTTTCTATGGTGATGAACATACCCCTTGGCAAGAAGTTAAAGTAAGTGGAAGTTGGCAAATAAAACACAACGAAAATGGCGAACTACTCGAAAAAAACTTACAGTCCCTAGTTGGCGTTGATGGGCCGATGCAATCTTACTTTGAAGTTATCATAAACTATGACGATAAAATAGGCTTACGTCACGACGAGAGTATGTTAGACATTGACAACAACACCTCCCTGTTTACCGAAAAAACACTGACGTTATATGGTCAAATAGAGCCTGATAATAATTTATTATTACAAGCAGAATTCATTATTGGCGACAAGATTGACTACAACAATAATCGTATTGGCGATTATCAAGAAATCTTTGCAGGGGCGACGTATAGCTTTACAGAGAAGTTATCTGGCGAGTTCTATTACACTGATGCAACGTTAGAAGCAGATAGTAATAACGTTTACCATGCCAAACTTTCAGAATTACGCCTTTCCTATCAATTTAATGTACATAGTTACTTAAAGTTAAATGTCGTTTATAGCGATATCGATAGAAATGCGAGTAATAACCCTTATATTGGTGTATCTGAACGCAATAACGACCTATCAACACAGCTAATTTATGCCTATAAATTAAACCCACAAACTGTTTTTTATCTCGGGTATTCAGATTCAAGTTATCAAGATGATTACCTTGATCGCTTAACACGTGAACAACGCACATTTTTTACCAAAATAAGTTACGCTTGGTTGCCTTAA
- a CDS encoding DUF2919 family protein: MSKQYANFGPADFDKYDCVKIAGGIYLILLFVLRGYLVWLMSVTNMQDRVGIIQWVYPDPKLFYLSLASGLGGIFSVFLLSMRRPGANEVIKTLCGQIRTILMIALLFDWLVNLIAYYYWQLQSVQWLIINTIVIILASLYLFLSNRVSINLQEFPVKFSEK; encoded by the coding sequence ATGTCGAAACAGTACGCTAACTTTGGACCCGCGGACTTCGACAAGTATGATTGCGTTAAGATTGCCGGTGGCATTTACCTTATTCTCCTATTCGTTCTAAGGGGGTATCTTGTTTGGTTAATGTCTGTGACTAACATGCAAGATCGGGTAGGCATTATTCAATGGGTTTATCCTGACCCTAAGCTTTTCTATCTTAGTTTAGCCTCTGGCCTCGGTGGTATTTTTTCTGTTTTTCTTTTGAGTATGCGCAGACCAGGCGCCAATGAAGTGATCAAAACATTATGTGGCCAAATACGCACAATTTTAATGATTGCTTTACTATTTGACTGGCTCGTTAATTTAATCGCTTATTATTATTGGCAGTTACAAAGTGTACAATGGTTAATTATAAATACCATTGTGATTATTTTGGCGAGCTTATATTTATTTTTAAGTAATAGAGTCAGCATTAATCTTCAAGAATTTCCGGTGAAATTTTCAGAAAAGTAG
- the dnaQ gene encoding DNA polymerase III subunit epsilon, with protein MSNEHKDKRLIILDTETTGINPREGHRIVEIGCVEMINRQLTGRTYHAYINPQFEMEQEVIDVHGLTNEFLRDKPLFADVAQDFIAFIKDAELVIHNARFDVGFMDHEFSMVKGQQLPMTADICTITDTLKVSKDEFGSPKTLDFLARHYRVDGLIDRTYHGALIDAQLLAFVYVEMTRKQSTLNFSVGEGKDGDEDSNAIKRLPSDRQKLKVVRATADEVEQHKERLAVIAEKGSEPIWQ; from the coding sequence GTGAGTAATGAACATAAAGATAAACGTTTAATCATTTTAGATACTGAGACAACAGGTATTAACCCTAGAGAAGGCCATCGAATTGTTGAAATTGGGTGTGTTGAGATGATTAATCGCCAGTTAACAGGCCGAACATATCATGCTTATATAAACCCTCAATTTGAAATGGAACAAGAAGTTATCGATGTTCACGGGCTTACCAATGAGTTTTTACGAGATAAGCCTTTATTTGCCGATGTAGCGCAAGACTTTATTGCGTTTATTAAAGATGCAGAACTCGTCATTCACAACGCGCGGTTCGATGTTGGCTTTATGGATCATGAATTCTCCATGGTTAAAGGACAGCAACTGCCCATGACAGCTGATATATGTACCATTACGGATACGTTAAAAGTATCTAAGGATGAATTTGGCTCTCCTAAAACGTTAGATTTTTTAGCGAGGCATTACCGCGTAGATGGTCTTATTGATCGTACTTATCATGGCGCATTGATTGATGCGCAGTTACTTGCCTTTGTTTATGTAGAAATGACACGTAAACAATCAACACTAAACTTTTCTGTTGGCGAAGGTAAAGACGGTGACGAAGACAGCAATGCGATAAAAAGACTCCCTAGCGATAGACAAAAATTAAAGGTTGTGCGTGCTACTGCCGATGAAGTAGAACAACATAAAGAAAGACTCGCCGTCATCGCAGAAAAAGGGAGCGAGCCAATATGGCAATAA
- a CDS encoding RDD family protein, with the protein MDEKQKITTSPANDGIQQASTLTKEETRTILTPFAFEINKTLFGLPLAVPWKRALALLIDFIFIAILAETPGELLAFLVALTFFRLGSKKRAQAMGKKMGLRRVLLRFIGVIIIFVVLIDAVPPMFSADYWQSETVETTQTEVASTTDLNSSIAEETFYKGVEWSKGVIKDLGLSFGWAALYFSVLTAIWHGQTPGKRLLNIRVVQLDGTPLSVWDSFGRYGGYGAGLATGLLGFLQIYWDPNRQAIHDKISSTIVIDVIAAERLEHPAKSAGFSNKAP; encoded by the coding sequence ATGGATGAAAAACAAAAGATCACAACTTCTCCTGCAAATGATGGCATACAGCAGGCTTCAACACTGACTAAAGAAGAAACGCGCACAATTTTGACGCCATTTGCATTTGAAATAAACAAGACATTATTTGGTTTACCATTAGCCGTGCCATGGAAAAGGGCACTGGCGTTGCTTATTGACTTTATTTTTATCGCTATACTTGCAGAAACACCAGGTGAACTTCTAGCATTCTTAGTTGCATTGACCTTCTTTCGCTTAGGCAGTAAAAAGCGAGCACAAGCAATGGGTAAAAAAATGGGGCTTAGGCGTGTATTGCTCCGGTTTATCGGCGTAATTATTATTTTTGTTGTGCTAATTGATGCAGTACCCCCAATGTTTTCTGCGGATTATTGGCAATCAGAAACTGTAGAGACCACACAAACTGAGGTTGCGTCAACGACAGACCTTAATTCGTCTATCGCTGAAGAAACATTCTATAAAGGCGTAGAGTGGTCTAAGGGCGTTATTAAAGACTTAGGTCTAAGCTTTGGTTGGGCGGCTCTTTATTTCTCAGTGTTAACGGCAATATGGCATGGACAAACGCCCGGTAAAAGGTTACTGAATATTCGCGTGGTTCAATTAGATGGTACACCTTTGTCGGTGTGGGATAGCTTTGGTCGTTATGGTGGATATGGCGCAGGTTTAGCAACAGGGTTACTTGGCTTTTTGCAAATTTATTGGGATCCAAATAGACAAGCGATTCACGACAAAATATCGTCAACAATTGTCATTGATGTTATCGCAGCAGAGCGACTTGAACATCCAGCAAAAAGTGCTGGATTTAGTAACAAAGCACCTTAG